The window GTGAACCTCTGTACTCTGGATTAAGAAATCACACCGAATCTTACAGCCAGTCCCTCAAAACCTCTGACATCCACCAAAGGGGTAAACTTGACATATGATAATTGTTTTATGTCCTTTACATTGCAGGAAATTAACTTTTGTCAATTTATTTTGTCTAGATTCCAATTCAGAGGATGTTCTCTGGACAGACAAATACAGTCCTCAGCATTCAAGGGAAGTCATTGGCAACTGTGCCGCTGTGAATAAACTGCAAAGGTTAGTTTAATATAATTAGCTCCCTGGCCCTGTAACTGACATATCGGAGTTGACTGGACAGTGTGAAAATAGtatttgaatattttctttctctggTGTTCAGTTGGTTGAAGAAATGGAAGCTAAGGGCCGACTGTTACCAGAGGAGACAAATGGAGGAAAGCAAACAAGAAGCAAAAAGCAATGGTATGAGCTGGCATTTGTCATTCTCTTGTATCGTAGCTCAGGGTCAAATTTTTTAATGTAGTTTTGAACTGAGCCATGACCACAAGCCTGCTTATTTTTGAGTACACACATGACTTTTAATGACTCAGGATTTCACAGAtttttccatgtgtgtgtgtggggggggggggtttggttaGAAATGTCATAACTGTCCTCCTTTGCAGACTCATGGGACTGTGGAGACTTCCAGGGTGAGGCTGGGGCCGAGGACGACAGAGAGGAGCCGCTTTGCAACACCATGCTGATCACAGGACCTCCAGGTGTGGGCAAGACCTCCTCCGTGTATGCCTGCGCTCAGGAGCTTGGCTTCAAGGTTGGAAACTGAAATGATGCCttatttaaagttaaataaaaggaATTATTCTTTAATGGTTGTTTTCCTTTCAAATCAAAGATATTTGAAGTGAACTGCTCCTCACAGCGCAGTGGGCGCCATGTTCTGTCCCAGCTGAAGGAAGCTACCCAGTCCCAACTAGTGGAGAGGCCGGGGAAAGACCCGCTGAAACCAACTTACTTCAGCAACTACAACATCAACAGCTGCACTCCTAAATCTGAGACTCTACCTGGTACGACAGAGGAAGACGACACGGTGCTCATTGAATTTCAAATAATTATACATCTTTTACTTGCTAAATTACTTATTTAGACATGCTTACAACATCTAccgtattgtgtgtgtgtgtgtgtgtgtgtgtgtgtgtgtgtgtgtgtgtgtgtgtgtgtatagaaacCTCATGGCAAGATgtttatatattgtttaaatGTGTATCTGTAGTTAGTTAGGAGGTCTCAATGTCATATTAACATATATTACAGGCATTTCATATTCTTTTCTTCAACAGCGCGTCCCAAAAATGTGCCCTCTTCCTCAAATAAGAGAGCACCACAGAGGTTTGGCCACTCTAGTCGCAAAGGAAAAGTTAATCCGGCTATGGTCACTTTGGCCAACTACTTTAAGGTGAAGGCCAAAGCAGATAACTTACATTTAGGTGACCTGTCGCCATATGAAAAACCAGAAAGTGAGAAATCAGGCAACCCATCCCCAAGCTCTGATCAAACAGTGCCAGGGGATAAAAAGACAGCCACATCACTTATTCTGTTTGAAGAGGTAAACCATCTGGCAACCCCACACTGTTAGACAAATCATTTAATGGATATGCGACCTTCACGTTAACCGGGTTTGATCCTTCTGCATCTGTCTGCTCCTACAGGTTGATGTCATATTTGATGATGATGTTGGTTTCCTCGCAGCCATCGAGACTTTCATGACCACCACTAAGCGACCAATCATTCTGACCACCAATGGTAAATGCACACACTGTGTAATTTTAGAAAAGGTTGGAGGGCAAGCagtaatgcaaaataaatgtcttCCTTAGATCCTTCATTCAAAGAGAGATTCAACCCCAGCTTGGAGGAAATCATTTTCAGAACCCCATCAGCGGTAAGTCTGTCTACATGTGTCTACACTCTTGTACAGCTACAGtatcccatcctgtatatatttaaatgtttgttcttatattttattattattatttcatgtatactgtatgtatgtatgtatatttatttcctattatctcatttatattcatattctgtgttgtgtgactaatgtacgtgtgctgctgttaCACTGTAATGTCCCagttttttgggatcaataaatatctatctatctatctatgtatgtatgtaatgaatGTTTCCTAAAGTGGCTCAcacttttctgtgtgtttgggaCAAAAAAGGTCCTCTGGTGTGTGCTCTGTGTACTTTTTGAAGAATCAGTCATAAACTTACCCCATCTATCCCAAGGTGAACGTCTGTAGCTACCTGCAGCTGGTGGGTTTGGCTGAGAATGTACGACTGGAGTTGGACGACGTTCGCAGCCTCCACAGACTGTCTAGAGGGGACGTCAGACGTTGCCTCTCGCAGCTGCAGCTCTGGGTGTGCAGCGGTGGAGGACTGGCGTCTCGGAGGGGAGGCTCGCCTAAGGAGACTACTCGTGTACAGCGTACgtttctttaaataaatcacAGATTTGCAGGAATTTTCTCAGTATTTGCACACCCTAATATGTTTTGCTACTGCTGCACAGTAGTTTCCCTCAGGATGAATGAAATtctattttatcttattttatttttactcatcTAGACTCAGGTCTTACTGAAAGGGGAGAAAATGTAGACTCCCAACTTCTTCATTGCGACCCATGCTGTACTGCTAGCATGCTGGGTCTCCACCCTGTGACCCAAAACCAACTGTTAAACCTCCTCAAGGCAAGTATTGCTAACTTCACCCACTGTATATGAACCTTATACGCTGTGTATCAGACAATTTACTCTATCTGTTAATATTTTCAGTGTCAGTATTGGTCTGAAATAGACATGGACAAGCTCCTGAGGCTCCTAGCTGAGAGCTGGAGAGGAGGTGTTCCTCTTCTGTACTCCAACCTGGAGCTTCTTCTACCCACCGAGGCCAAAGGGACTTGTGGGCTGCAGAAGGGGCTGGCACCCTCTGATATTGATCTTCACATCACGCTGCTGGATGGCTATGTCAGTGGAAAGGCTTCAGCCACCAACTCCAAATCTGTTAGGAAAGTCTCCAGGCTTAGCAGGAGGAAATATAATGCAACGTTTGACACATCTTGCAGTATGACACAAAACACATCATCATCGTCAAAAAGGGCTCATTTAAGAGTCCCCAGTTTAAGAGACAAGTCTGAAGAAAACACAGCCAAAGTAGTAACACACTGTTTGGATGCCTTGAGCGACTTCTTTGACCTCATGTCATACCTTGATTCCACAATGCCAGCTGCTGCAGCCCTGCGTGGTTCAGGCCTGTGCCGACCTGAGGCCTTTGTCTGGACAGGAGCTGAGATAAAGGATGGCTTACTGGATGTGATGGGGGAACAGGgggaagtggacaggatttgGAGCCAGGAGAGGCTGTTGGATATTCATGCCGCTGTTGAGGGCTTGGGGTGTCGCAGGTGCTGTTGGCAAGTGTCTGAAGCGTGGACTGAAGCCCAAAACTACAGACAAGAACTGGGAGACGTAAGGTGGGGGAGGCTGGTGGAGAGACTGACATTACCTGTCACCTCCAAAAAACAGAACCTCAGCTTTAGATTGCAACCTTTGTGTGCACCAAGGTAAACCTACTGTCCATCTTGACTTCTAAATACTGATTCAAATTGTTTGCGGTCTAGTATTTCAATCGGTTAAATGACtggtatgtttttttcccctccaccaCCCCACTCTGGTGCCTGTCCCTCCAGTGTGTCTAAAAGGAGGTACGAGCTGAGCAGGAGGGTGCTTGGCAGTAACTCCTTCAGCCTGCTGGGGAACAGAAGAGCTGTCAGTGTCGACTACATGCCGGTCCTCCGCTACATCTGTCGCTTTCAAAGAGCACAGCAACAGAAAGAGGAGCCAGCCAGGTGAGCCAAACACAGTACAGGTTTAAATTCACTTTTATTCTATTACCAGTACAAATAGTGAGTCATTTAGAATGAGAGCACTGTTTTAATGAAATAAGACTTAACTTCATTACAATAAACCCAGTGACTTTGTTAGATCCAATTCATTTTAGCATTTCATACAATAATATCAATGTTGAATAAAATGTTTGAACATCACActctagactgggtaaaccccagCCACTCACAATTTtgtgggaaccaatcacaacctggcttatctacctggcgcgctattggtgtttttaacacgatgacgatagaaaagcaaccaagcagcttttcgtttacattcaacatagggACCACCGAAGCGCAGTAACCCTTTTTATGCCGCTgttgcttctacgtcacccggaNNNNNNNNNNgattggttgaaggactatccaattgtgtacaaagtcatttgaactatgcccttTGGTCacacctcttgtgcagagaaaatacagagcagactccccagaccaccgctcaatctcaaatctattgagcctggcttggtctggtgataggcAGACTAATACTACTCAATATTTGCAGACAAACTTCAAATGATGTGTTCCCACCTTAGGTGTTTGAACTACCTCAGCAGCACACATCTGGGCCTCTCAAAGTCAACCATTCAACTCCTGGGAGAAGacttttcataaaaaaaccTCATACTACCTCACTTTCCTCCAGTCACTATTTACTTTGCAGTCATTTTTACCTGAATATTGTCAAATAAATTTAATGCTGTTGAGATGAGAAATCTTTGTGTGTACCatgaaaagtaaataaaaatgtttatactTTTGTAAATGATGGTTATTTAagcatgtaaagcactttgattgcTCAGGTGTTGATGTGGGGGTGAGACCAGTGCAGTGTGTTTCATTCTTGTTAAAAAAACCAACATTTTATTACAAATCAACAGTAGTTGAAAACCTCAGACAGCAGGAAGATGGCAGACAGCATTTATTTTATGCAAGTGTCCAAGTCGAATTTGATCAACAGCAGCAGTAACACTGCAGCAACCCttgtgctccccccccccctcagaaTGCCACTCNNNNNNNNNNAGTCATGGATACATTAAGAGAGCGGATGTAGTGCACGTTCAGGCATCAGATCAGCCCATGTAGTGGCTAACTGGAAGATTCGCTGAGCAGCTCATAAAAAGCAACAGCCTGAAGCAGAGCATCACAGagttcctctcctcctcttctgctgCCCATCTGAAAGTAATTCCTGTATTTCACCAGCAGCTCTGGGGGGAAGTTTATCCTGGGAAGCTTCTGTGTTACCGACTCAGTCATCAGCTGTCGCACTGTCTGTGCTCCACTGGTCCGGGACTCGCCCACCATGAGTCCAAAGTGACGTCCCACAGCAATACGCATCATGTTCAAAACTCTGCAAAGGAGGGAACGTCATTTAATGAATCGCCATTGACTTCAAGTAGTTGCcaacgcaaaaaaaaaatatatatatcaaaggccaagaacatttttaaatgtgtttgtacaGTATTTCAGTCCCTtttcatagttgaaaagtaattgATATGAAATCGCTTTTCCCCACCTTGGAGGAATGTTGGACTCAGGTGATGACTTTCTTGGCTCAAGCAGCGCAAACAGCatggcctccacagtcctcATGTGGGCCATGACAGGGAACAGAGCCGTATTCTGTACGGAGATAGACGATTTCTCTATTACGTAGAAGTCAGCTGATGGGAGGAGTGCCAGAACTGTGGAAACCTAATGacagaaaaattacaaattgtGCAGTTGTAAATGGGCTTCTATGCAATACTGTGAGTTCTGCCCAGTTGCTAATAAAGTAAAAGCAAACGGAGAACAGGTGTTAAATAGTTTCTCTATGAAAACTCATTTTCACTAGTCGCTGTGTAAAATGTCAATAATACCATGGACTCGGGCATTTATACTCACATCATTCAAGTAAGCAGAAGCCATGTATGTTCCCCTCAAGAAATTTGGACATTCCAGCTGTTGCCAATCCAGTACTGTCATCCCACGGTCCACATGAGCCCATGCGATTTTATTAGTTCCACATACTAGTGACACAATGCTAGTGGCGTCCTGTGTAAACAAATACAGAATCATGACAGGTCATGGTTACAGTGAATTATCCTGCTGTGTTTGACAAAAGAAATGAGATGAGGGGAAATGTGAACAGGTAGTGGTCATTTTCCCTGATAGTCCTGTTTTTCcgatattgcggcgatattctAGGGTGGACAATTGGTGGAAAATCTCTTCACACTTAGAATTTAGAtaaaatcatcagtaatgtggacctaatgtctaagtggggaaaaggcaaatagaacagctagaacagtcttgtaagttcagaaaagtacaccactttactgtaatgcagcatttaaaaccaggaaaagacaacacttttgtCATGTCTCATATCactatatcaatataatatcgataaattgcccagccctagagAGGGCGATAGCAATATAAAGTTGTTCAGGCATTCCCTGTCATCTTTAAGCAGGGTGGAGAGACTAGAACCCAAGATTCCGGGACTAAGAGTCTCTGATTGGCCACCCTCCTTAAGTTCATGTTTACAACGTGGGCACTACAATAAGCATTTATCTCATAGAAAGACATCGGCGGGAGATTGAAAATGTGCAAGGACCTCACCTCCAACCAGGACCTGTCAACCTCTGGCCTGATAAACTTTGCCAACTGAATCCTcactttcctctctttcttaaCCGGGTTGAGAATGGAGTTGAACACTATTACAGCACTTTTGTGCTTCAGCAGCGGTACATTCACCACACTCTCCAGAGTTTTAAAGGGTCCGTTTTTAGTCCTGTATTCCACAATGTTGAGCGACTTGCGGCCTCTCAGGAGCTTGACGCCTGCCATCTCTGACGGCGTGGCGGTGTTGAGCAGCTGGAGGATGGCGTCTCGTTGCTCGGAGGTGTAGCAGGCATCCAGGGATCTGTTGTCCTCTTTGCAGGGCTCAGACGTGGAGGAGATGGTGGCGTTCAGGGTCTCAAAGCCTGCCACGGGAACCCGGCTCCGCCAGCAACATGTGCACTGGAGATACCGCAGCTCCAGCTCAGGGAGGCAGCCGTGCGGAGGGCGACGGAATAAGCCAGACTGTCCTGCATACTGACCTAAAGGAATAAAAAAGAGGCAGCTGACGGGTCAATGCAGCCAAGTTGGACTCCATAACCCTCGTGTCCCTTGCTGTGGACGTCCGACTCAAAGGCTATGAAAACGTTGTCTAAAACAGAGAAGTAAGGTAGCAATggaaactagctagctaagttaggTTAGCCAATACTTGGCTGCGAAttcaaatgtaatgttttgcaaACGCGAATAAAAGACTTACTTCTCTGAGCGACCGACGACAGAAATCGCCTGGCGACCCACATCGTTATTGATTAAATACAAGtaatcaataataaataaatagtttttagcTACAACATCATACAGGTTGAACAAGTTTTGTTTGCGCTTTGGTTGTCCGACTGTTTTCAATCGGTCGGCGTAGCACCACAGCACCACTGTAACAAGTTCCGGTAGGGTCATTGAACTCATTCATGTGGTGCTTGTTATTGAGTTGCAATAATACACTTTTTATGATTACATAACCCATTCATACTAATGAGGGTAGgttaaatattagaaacacattttaatgttgtgCAATGCAATAGCACCACAAACTACCAGATGTGGGAGACAACtatttatcaatcaatcaaaatactttattgatcccggGGGCAAATTCGGTTCATTGCATATGGTCTATTCTCGAGTAGAAATATATAGAGATATAATAAGAACaaatagaaataagaaataaaatagaatatgtatgtaaaataaaacaaaaaacgtgCATTAAACCAAAATGTTTAACATCAAAATAGAgatgaaatatgtaaaaaatataattaattaaaatataatttgatgacactattaaatatttatccttttaatccaaacattttagtttataaaatatggtAAATTAATATTGATTTAATTACCCAGCCATAAAGTAGTTCAACATTTCTTCCACCTCCACCAGctatataatatgaaaatgttgCTTACACTGAAGTCtaacattgccagaccttcctccaaagtGCTGTGGAGGACTTACACAGTAATACAATTAGAGGGGCCATTATGCTGCataataattacttttaatAGTATACTCTAAATTCATTTAGCTGATATTTGTGctacatacagtggggcttgaaaattTGGGTAGCCctggtaaaaaattgtattaatgtgcataaagaagccaagaaaagatggaaaaatctccaaaaggcatcaaatgacagattaaacatttgtataatatgtcacaaaaac of the Etheostoma spectabile isolate EspeVRDwgs_2016 chromosome 2, UIUC_Espe_1.0, whole genome shotgun sequence genome contains:
- the atad5b gene encoding ATPase family AAA domain-containing protein 5b isoform X2, producing the protein MRNKLRRNRKSKDDSCPSKEQPRTTEVITLQLSESRVDDETSPERASASLTAKYRYVAAGMSTPTPLQEQRKTFCAKDIKIAPVFLHTTQRSKSKQGQPVEDLQESVLPPQTEDVQLVKGHQRLSPVSHLTKRKSSWRGQLSPSVLHSCLEEIQTSNPAFPVRTVFSTLQKKVGERLQDLESTEHLSSLHNHLKEKRKRGNESSERVPKRLRSSLAAEGVVSISNYLVSAQGVQESPVLTAKKQGSSNKLSRTHRLRQQSGSPAGLAKPCEPLYSGLRNHTESYSQSLKTSDIHQRDSNSEDVLWTDKYSPQHSREVIGNCAAVNKLQSWLKKWKLRADCYQRRQMEESKQEAKSNDSWDCGDFQGEAGAEDDREEPLCNTMLITGPPGVGKTSSVYACAQELGFKIFEVNCSSQRSGRHVLSQLKEATQSQLVERPGKDPLKPTYFSNYNINSCTPKSETLPARPKNVPSSSNKRAPQRFGHSSRKGKVNPAMVTLANYFKVKAKADNLHLGDLSPYEKPESEKSGNPSPSSDQTVPGDKKTATSLILFEEVDVIFDDDVGFLAAIETFMTTTKRPIILTTNDPSFKERFNPSLEEIIFRTPSAVNVCSYLQLVGLAENVRLELDDVRSLHRLSRGDVRRCLSQLQLWVCSGGGLASRRGGSPKETTRVQHSGLTERGENVDSQLLHCDPCCTASMLGLHPVTQNQLLNLLKCQYWSEIDMDKLLRLLAESWRGGVPLLYSNLELLLPTEAKGTCGLQKGLAPSDIDLHITLLDGYVSGKASATNSKSVRKVSRLSRRKYNATFDTSCSMTQNTSSSSKRAHLRVPSLRDKSEENTAKVVTHCLDALSDFFDLMSYLDSTMPAAAALRGSGLCRPEAFVWTGAEIKDGLLDVMGEQGEVDRIWSQERLLDIHAAVEGLGCRRCCWQVSEAWTEAQNYRQELGDVRWGRLVERLTLPVTSKKQNLSFRLQPLCAPSVSKRRYELSRRVLGSNSFSLLGNRRAVSVDYMPVLRYICRFQRAQQQKEEPARCLNYLSSTHLGLSKSTIQLLGEDFS
- the atad5b gene encoding ATPase family AAA domain-containing protein 5b isoform X1 → MRNKLRRNRKSKDDSCPSKEQPRTTEVITLQLSESRVDDETSPERASASLTAKYRYVAAGMSTPTPLQEQRKTFCAKDIKIAPVFLHTTQRSKSKQGQPVEDLQESVLPPQTEDVQLVKGHQRLSPVSHLTKRKSSWRGQLSPSVLHSCLEEIQTSNPAFPVRTVFSTLQKKVGERLQDLESTEHLSSLHNHLKEKRKRGNESSERVPKRLRSSLAAEGVVSISNYLVSAQGVQESPVLTAKKQGSSNKLSRTHRLRQQSGSPAGLAKPCEPLYSGLRNHTESYSQSLKTSDIHQRDSNSEDVLWTDKYSPQHSREVIGNCAAVNKLQSWLKKWKLRADCYQRRQMEESKQEAKSNDSWDCGDFQGEAGAEDDREEPLCNTMLITGPPGVGKTSSVYACAQELGFKIFEVNCSSQRSGRHVLSQLKEATQSQLVERPGKDPLKPTYFSNYNINSCTPKSETLPGTTARPKNVPSSSNKRAPQRFGHSSRKGKVNPAMVTLANYFKVKAKADNLHLGDLSPYEKPESEKSGNPSPSSDQTVPGDKKTATSLILFEEVDVIFDDDVGFLAAIETFMTTTKRPIILTTNDPSFKERFNPSLEEIIFRTPSAVNVCSYLQLVGLAENVRLELDDVRSLHRLSRGDVRRCLSQLQLWVCSGGGLASRRGGSPKETTRVQHSGLTERGENVDSQLLHCDPCCTASMLGLHPVTQNQLLNLLKCQYWSEIDMDKLLRLLAESWRGGVPLLYSNLELLLPTEAKGTCGLQKGLAPSDIDLHITLLDGYVSGKASATNSKSVRKVSRLSRRKYNATFDTSCSMTQNTSSSSKRAHLRVPSLRDKSEENTAKVVTHCLDALSDFFDLMSYLDSTMPAAAALRGSGLCRPEAFVWTGAEIKDGLLDVMGEQGEVDRIWSQERLLDIHAAVEGLGCRRCCWQVSEAWTEAQNYRQELGDVRWGRLVERLTLPVTSKKQNLSFRLQPLCAPSVSKRRYELSRRVLGSNSFSLLGNRRAVSVDYMPVLRYICRFQRAQQQKEEPARCLNYLSSTHLGLSKSTIQLLGEDFS
- the tefm gene encoding transcription elongation factor, mitochondrial isoform X2, whose amino-acid sequence is MWVARRFLSSVAQRSQYAGQSGLFRRPPHGCLPELELRYLQCTCCWRSRVPVAGFETLNATISSTSEPCKEDNRSLDACYTSEQRDAILQLLNTATPSEMAGVKLLRGRKSLNIVEYRTKNGPFKTLESVVNVPLLKHKSAVIVFNSILNPVKKERKVRIQLAKFIRPEVDRSWLEDATSIVSLVCGTNKIAWAHVDRGMTVLDWQQLECPNFLRGTYMASAYLNDVSTVLALLPSADFYVIEKSSISVQNTALFPVMAHMRTVEAMLFALLEPRKSSPESNIPPRVLNMMRIAVGRHFGLMVGESRTSGAQTVRQLMTESVTQKLPRINFPPELLVKYRNYFQMGSRRGGEELCDALLQAVAFYELLSESSS
- the tefm gene encoding transcription elongation factor, mitochondrial isoform X1, with product MWVARRFLSSVAQRIGQYAGQSGLFRRPPHGCLPELELRYLQCTCCWRSRVPVAGFETLNATISSTSEPCKEDNRSLDACYTSEQRDAILQLLNTATPSEMAGVKLLRGRKSLNIVEYRTKNGPFKTLESVVNVPLLKHKSAVIVFNSILNPVKKERKVRIQLAKFIRPEVDRSWLEDATSIVSLVCGTNKIAWAHVDRGMTVLDWQQLECPNFLRGTYMASAYLNDVSTVLALLPSADFYVIEKSSISVQNTALFPVMAHMRTVEAMLFALLEPRKSSPESNIPPRVLNMMRIAVGRHFGLMVGESRTSGAQTVRQLMTESVTQKLPRINFPPELLVKYRNYFQMGSRRGGEELCDALLQAVAFYELLSESSS